The genomic segment TTGGAGGCTtttggatattgtcctatcactgacagcattacaCTTCATGAggggtcttgaaatgttctttttgaggataagTATGatgacattcctcttcaatttttcattccggTGTAGTATACCATGTGACTGTCTAATTCAAGATGgataataccagtccatttcagctcactaatgcctaggatattgatctatatgtgtttcatttcattttttacaacttccaattttctgagATTTATATtccatacattccatgttcaaaCTATTAATGGATGTATGTAGCTGTTGGTTCTCATGTTGACTCATACCAATATAATAGAATATTTTAATCCAATAAATTAAAATAAGAGACAAGCTTTAAATAGACAATTTGCAATAATAGGAGGTGTCAAAGTGAGTAATACCCATccccaaggcaaaaaaaaaaatacagaaaaaaaaacacaaagatgtGGTGAATTATATTTAAGAAATGTACTAATTTTATTCCATTTGAGAACATTATGCCAATGGGGGCATATTGAGTGGTCTgacacaaaagtaaaatattttactctAAATCTTTGGATGGACAAATTGAAATTTAActgagaataaatgaataaatgtatcTAAAAGAAACTTACTTCCAGGTGAATACAAATTGTTTAGAAAACTAACAAATATCCTAGACATTTTATTAAGGTTTCAGGTCCTTCAGACATAATTAACACATTGCTTGGTATCTCCTCAGGGAGAGCCTCAAGGGCTGAGAGAGTGCTATAAGTTGTTCCAACTATGCCACATTGAGAAGCACATGGGTGTCAAAACAGATTCATTACAGGTAAAATGTAGAATTTTTTATACATTGCCATGTATTACTAATATCTAGAATATTATAGAGACATTTTAATTGCTATCAAAGCCAcagaaaaatattaagaattttGTTTCAATTCCATCTGCTTTCCACCATTATTCTTGATATGTTTTATATGAGATAAATGTGCACTTCATTTATTCACTTTTATAACTTAATGTTAGGAAATTTAATGTCTGCATTTGCTGACTAATAACTTACACAGAGACTGCTCTGCTCGTAGTATTCAGGAATAGATACATGCCAGATAGATAAATACATACTTAGATAAGAAGATGGATAGATTGATAGGTacgtaggtagatagatagatagatagatagatagatagatagatagatagatagatagatagatagatagatagatagatagatagatagatagatagatgatagatacatagacagatgacagacagacagatagatgatagacaggcagatagacagtcagatggatagatggatggacagatggatggacagactgatggatggatgtatggatggatggatggaaggatggatagatacacacacatacttatgAAACAGTGATATCACAAAGTTTTAAACCTCTAATTTTGTTATATTAACCTGTAGAGCTATGTTTTATTTTTGAAacatctgtggtatattcagatacattttttaaagattatactTTAATTTATCTGTGATATCTCATGCCACATAAAAGTCCCAATTTTAATGGAACATGCTTTGTGTtcaaaaagattttaaataactTCTGGTAATTCCCATAGATGTCATCATCAGTACATTTGCTTCTTCGCCTATGCTACTATATCATATTGagattttttaaactttctttttcATAAAAAGTACAGGACACATGTTTACAAGGGAGAGTTTATGGCAACAAGTTTTCACTATTTGTCCAGATTGCCTCATATTTCTTAGGTTTCTCCATGAGAAAAAAGTATATACCTGATTTGATACAAAAAACTTAGAATGTGTCAGTTCCAGTATTAATGCCCAACTGGACGTGAAAGCATTTTAAGTAGACCAAAAAAGAAAGTAATCTAAAGAATGGAACTTTTAGACACTTTAGTCATAGAATGGTTGTTATGGACTATGGGGCTGGGGTCAGTTACAAGCAGAACATCCCTAATGAACCTATTCATCATGAAAATGGTGACAAAGAACTTAAGTCACAGTCCAGAAGAATATACCTATAAATATCTTAAAGATCAaaataattaacaataaaaaaatgataatttcaaGTAATTTCtgtcaacattaaaaaaagatagatagatatataaaCAGACAGAAAGATGAACAAACAGATAGGTAGAATAAATAGTACTAGGCACATACTAATTTAGTTATTTTCAACTATCATAGACACCTTGAAGAATTTAACTCTCATTTAGCCTTCCTAACAACCCTACAAAAAAGAGTTGGAATATGATTTTTCAGATGGGGATAAAAAGATTCATATATCTTAAGCTATTTGCCCAAAATACCACATTGTATACATTACAAATAAAGGAATAGCAGAGTTTGCATCAAGAAACATATATCTCTAGGGATGTTTTCATgtataaagacaaaaaaattccACTGTGATCAATTATGTATCTATTGAAAACCTGTTTAGTATGTTGATTGTTCCATCCTGGACCATCTATATGCATGAGTTTTCATAAGATAATGTTTTGAAGGAGAGGGTTCAAATgtattcatgttttttttttaggaaagtgaaaaagacaagGTTTAAGAAGAGTACAATCAATATCCATGTACCTAACACCTAAAGGGTTAACatattattcatttttgtttcatCTATCTACCCATGTATCCATCAATTTATCTaatatgtatctgtgtgtgtaaaATTTGTAGGAGTTGGGTATGTATTCAAATATCCTAAGTGGAACGTTTGGATTTATACTCTTCATACTGGGTTTGCATACTATAAATCTACCAGATGATGTTATATAAAAGCTATTGATGATGGTGATTTCTCCGTTTAGAATAGGTTTCCTGATAGACCTAGATGGACAAACACAATCTAACAGTGCTGAACAAATTCATTCTGACGGGAATCACAAACCGCCCAGAGCTGCAGGCCCCATTGTTCgggctgtttctcaccatctacATGATATCAGCGGTGGGCAACTtgggcatcatcatcctcaccaagatGGACTCCGAGCTACAaactcccatgtacttttttctcagacacctggctatcactgatcttgGTTATTCAACAGCTGTAGGACCAAAAATGTTGGCACATTTTGTTGTAGATGAAAATACAATCCCCTATTATTTTTGTGCTACACAGCTAGTTTTCTTTCTGATATTCATAACtactgaattttttattctgtCAGCAATGTCCTACGACCGCTATGTGGCTATCTGTAACCCTTTGTGCTACACAGTCATCATGTCACAAAGGATGTGTTCTGTGCTGGTGGCAATCCCTTATCTCTACAGCACATTTATTTCTCTTCTAGTcaccataaagatttttaatttatccttctgtggctacactgtcatcaggcatttctactgtgacatTCTCCCCTTGTTATCTTTGCTCTGCTCAGACACACATGAAATCAAATTGGTCATTCTTATTTTATCAGTTTTTGATTTGATTTCATCCCTCTTAATAGTTTTTCTTTCATACATACTCATAGTTGCTTCCATTCTCAGACTGAAGTCAGTTGAGGGCAGGcacaaagccttctccacctgtggatcccacCTGACTGTGCTggtagtgttctatgggactttaatctttatgtaccTGCAGCCCAAGCCCAGTCATTCCTTTGACACCAATAAAGTGGCTTCCATATTTTACACCCTGGTaatccccatgttgaatcccttgatctaCAGTTTGAGGAATAGAGAAGTAAAATGTGCCTTACATAGGGCTTTAGGACGATTATGCaatatattttctcaaagttcaCTCTAACATATGATTCATATAAAGTACATTTGGGCTTTAAACTTTTTTCTGTGTGCCTCCAAAGGGAGTAGCAAGCACAAAAAAACACAGATAAGTTCAACATAtatttctatattgccttgtaccAGTCACTCTACTAAGGCTGTAAGTAGATTAATAAATGAAACAGTACAAGGTGTTGCCTTCCTTGAGCAGGAGAGATGCATTATAAgcataaaaattaagaaacttgAAAGTATATTGGAATGTGATGGGGGgtgttagatttaaaaaaaagaaaattgaatatcttGAGTGGGATAGTGAAACTATAGCAGATACAGGAAGATTTCCAAGTACCTGGGGTTTTCCTCatccagtagaaaaaaaaagtagagagtgtctgtgtgtatgtgtgtgtgtgtgtgcgcttgcACACACCTTCTGTTTTATTGCTCACATTCTGTCTTGGTTGGTTAATTCTGATTAAAAGAAGGTGCGGTGGGTTGATTTGAAGTACTCAGTCATTTGAATTTCCTGAAACATCCACTTTCTAAACCTTGCAATCCTTGTCTTTCATCATCAGGGCCTTTACTTTCATATTTGAACCCTTAGAATTGGTttactttgttattatttttactattacTATATTGTAATATTGATATAAACAGTAACAAAATAAAGTTATATTTAACAGGTTCAGCTAGGTGTCTGGTTTTGTCTAAGTTACCCCATTTTGTCTGTATCCAGTGGGTATAACAGTTAAGATAAATTTATTGAGGTCAGCCATAGACATTTccaggttttttcattttttctgtccCAGATTGATATTGCTTCCTAATTCCATGTCTTTGTCTCATAGATTGTTATCCTTATCTCTCTAGAAAAGAACAATTACTCTTGTTTACAAgtcattttctaattgtttatgtAGCCTTGCATAAGAGGTCTATTGCATGTATGATGAGTTATGTTTGTTGTCTTGTGTTTGTTTGGCTGAATTTTCTTAAGCTTGATGAATATGAGTACGCTCTTTATTTTGATCAGTATGGATTGTTTGAATTCATAATTTCGATAATTCTGCTTGAAAGAAGCATAAGGAGATAATCCATGGTTTGGACCATGCTGTGTTTCCAGTGAGTGAGTTGTGATATGTagcattttctatattttccatgatttCTGGACATAGTTGCTACATATTCCCTCCTAATTTtccaagaatattttcttattcttttaatattcaaaaaatctgtaatgagaaaaaaaaataaattttagatatGTTAAGATTGTCTTTAGAAAAGAATCCAATCTGGGTTTTATTTTAGGACCCTACAAGATGGGTTATGATATATTTCCACATATGTAAAGACTAGAAAACATGTGagaaaaatatcatttataaAGAGGATatcaaaatggaaatttaaaacaCACCCCGTTCTGAATCACTCCAAGTGGCTGGATTGGGAAATTCTGTTACATGTTCAGGGAAAAAGAATTAGCTGACTCTACACAAACTCTTCTACAAAACTGAAGAGAGGGGTATTTTGCATTTCCTATATGAGGATAGCTTTACTCTGATATCAAATGTAAACAAAggcattaaagaaaagaaaacaacagagcAGGTATGTGaaaaatctaaagaaaaatttaagaaattgaGTCTGGCAATACGTAAAAATAATAGTACACCAAATAGGCATGCCTCAGGTATGCATGGAtagttttacattaaaaaatcaattaatgaCCCACActataatttcaaaaaaaaatgacaatgtcATATAAATAGATGTAGAGAAAGAGTTTAAAAGTCCCAATAATTGTGATAAAACTTTGGCCAAATTAATATTAAAATGGagctttctcaaactgaaagagagCACCCAGGGACAACCTAAAACTACCATCACACATGGTGTAAAAGATTGAATACATTCTCAGTAAGACCAGGAACAAAACAAGTAAATCTACTCTCACCATATGTATTCCACATTTTAGTGGATGTTCAAGGCAACacaataaggcaataaaaaattaaatcaatcaataaatagaaagcatccagattggaaaaggaggaaaaccctATTTATTGATAGATGACAAgatttttttatgtaatttttttttttttttttttttttacaatacagtcatagaactaaaaaaaaaaaactcttagacTTTATTTGTGAATATACTCTTAGcttataatttatttcaaaaaagtCTTTTCAATTTTAAGTTGCCCTTTCATTGATTCTATAGATACATTTGGAGATTTCATAGAgataacaccaaaaacaaaatccataaaAAATTTAACCACATGAAATTTcaaaaacttctgctcttcaaaagaTGTTTTTATAAAAACAAGATATTTTCTGGAAGATAAAATTTTCATATAATATATCTCATAAATGGCCTGTGTCCATAATATatacccccctccccccagcccattGGTGTCcattagattctgactcataatgaccctataggaaatagtaggacttccccacagggtttctaaggagcggctggtggattcgaactgccaaacattTGGTTAGCCACCCAACTCTTTAATCACTTTTCTACCGGGACTCcataatatatacagagagagccctgaaaatgcaaaaataataacaataataaaataaaagaaaaaaagtaaagaaacagTCCCCCAAAATGATCATAAAAACGAATATTCACTTATTAATAGGACATATTCTCCTGACAAATAGGCACATTTAAAATGTTCAGTTCATTATTCTTCAATGAACTTCAAGTTAAAACACTGATGACATAACTCTATACATCTGTTAGAATATCAGGTGTTTGGTAAGTACGTGGGGGAAGTGGATCATTCATAAACTGCTAGTGGAAaattaaaatgatgaaaatactttaaaaaatttaaggGTCTTAAAAAGCTGAATATAGTTTTACCCTAAACTTTAACCAGTTTACTCATATCTACCCAAGTGAAATGTCAGCATCTATCCTTATAAATGCATGTATACAAATGTCCATAACAACTTTATTTG from the Loxodonta africana isolate mLoxAfr1 chromosome 7, mLoxAfr1.hap2, whole genome shotgun sequence genome contains:
- the LOC100673921 gene encoding olfactory receptor 8K3-like, producing the protein MDKHNLTVLNKFILTGITNRPELQAPLFGLFLTIYMISAVGNLGIIILTKMDSELQTPMYFFLRHLAITDLGYSTAVGPKMLAHFVVDENTIPYYFCATQLVFFLIFITTEFFILSAMSYDRYVAICNPLCYTVIMSQRMCSVLVAIPYLYSTFISLLVTIKIFNLSFCGYTVIRHFYCDILPLLSLLCSDTHEIKLVILILSVFDLISSLLIVFLSYILIVASILRLKSVEGRHKAFSTCGSHLTVLVVFYGTLIFMYLQPKPSHSFDTNKVASIFYTLVIPMLNPLIYSLRNREVKCALHRALGRLCNIFSQSSL